The Bacteroidota bacterium genome includes a region encoding these proteins:
- the tnpA gene encoding IS200/IS605 family transposase — protein MSHIEVYIHFVWSTKNREKLLPTKQIRKTVWNHIKENGREKGIYIDSVNGYSDHCHCVVSMGNDQTIRKVMQLIKGESSNWINKNNIIDEKFEWQDEYYAGSVSKSRLNIVRAYLNNQEEHHKTKSFQEELDIFLKKNDFKRNKE, from the coding sequence ATGTCTCATATTGAAGTATACATCCATTTTGTATGGAGTACAAAAAACAGAGAAAAGCTACTTCCAACAAAACAAATTCGGAAAACTGTTTGGAATCACATTAAAGAAAATGGTCGTGAAAAGGGAATATATATTGATTCCGTTAATGGCTATTCAGATCACTGCCACTGTGTGGTCTCCATGGGAAATGATCAAACAATTCGAAAAGTAATGCAATTAATTAAGGGAGAATCTTCCAATTGGATAAATAAAAATAACATCATAGATGAAAAATTTGAATGGCAAGACGAATATTATGCTGGATCTGTTTCTAAGTCAAGACTAAATATCGTCAGAGCTTATTTAAATAATCAGGAGGAACATCATAAAACGAAATCATTTCAGGAGGAATTGGATATTTTTCTAAAGAAAAACGATTTTAAAAGAAATAAGGAATAA
- a CDS encoding transporter — protein sequence MKKLNYYLLLCLTILSLEMSAQTPSDAVLMNPGQFCGGIFYNNSSASEYWQGDSLLENGNVGTLTSQSIAAGFTLGIIKNLNIYATLPWIKNSPSAGFVEGTSGIQDFMLAAKYQFLDKKLGAGNFKALVSATGTLPASSYIPEHPYSIGLGCADGIGRLILAYKSDMGIFGKAQGGYHIRGNSELVRVYYYTFDEAFYSNAVDMPSAIDYSATLGYITKDNLTFKAEAEFSMFNSLGGFDIRPWDQGFPSNEMDAMRIGANFQYIPEFAKGLGLHLNTAYTLNGRNVWKTFNIGGGITYFFNIWNKEEKTPAE from the coding sequence ATGAAAAAATTAAATTACTATTTATTGCTCTGTCTGACCATTCTTTCGTTGGAAATGAGTGCACAAACACCTTCTGATGCGGTGTTGATGAATCCAGGACAGTTCTGTGGAGGAATTTTTTATAATAATTCCTCAGCTTCGGAATATTGGCAGGGAGATTCATTGCTGGAAAATGGAAATGTTGGCACCTTGACCAGTCAGTCGATTGCCGCAGGATTTACCCTAGGTATTATTAAAAATCTCAACATTTATGCTACTCTGCCTTGGATCAAAAATTCTCCAAGCGCTGGCTTTGTGGAAGGAACCTCAGGAATTCAGGATTTCATGCTCGCAGCAAAGTATCAATTTCTGGATAAGAAACTTGGTGCAGGTAATTTCAAAGCATTAGTGTCAGCAACCGGAACTTTACCTGCTTCTTCTTACATTCCTGAACACCCTTATTCCATCGGACTAGGATGTGCTGATGGTATTGGTAGATTGATCCTTGCGTATAAATCGGATATGGGAATATTCGGAAAGGCCCAGGGTGGTTACCACATTCGTGGAAATTCGGAGTTAGTTAGAGTGTATTATTACACTTTCGACGAGGCTTTTTATTCTAATGCGGTTGATATGCCAAGTGCTATCGACTATTCTGCAACACTTGGATATATTACAAAGGATAACCTTACTTTTAAAGCAGAGGCGGAATTTTCTATGTTCAATTCATTAGGTGGATTTGACATCCGCCCTTGGGATCAGGGATTTCCTTCCAATGAAATGGATGCAATGCGAATTGGTGCCAATTTTCAATATATTCCCGAATTTGCCAAAGGTCTTGGATTACACTTAAATACTGCATATACTTTAAATGGCAGAAATGTTTGGAAGACATTCAATATTGGCGGTGGAATTACCTATTTCTTCAATATTTGGAATAAAGAGGAAAAAACACCTGCAGAATAA
- a CDS encoding phosphatase PAP2 family protein: protein MKNKNILLTTLISASVFIFSSCENEIPGGISYEAYTFSSISEDGGNWKPILLTSGADVAIPAPSDVTSPEYLAELAEVKSLSSSLSADQQEIVDYWGNNTAIRWMEIAETLVAKYNLPPDPGPEGNYPPPTGTPLTSDFPFAHPPFANRMYAHLSASFYDAAISAWHYKFTYDRPAIYLTDGSVTQAYPKNNIPSYPSEDAAIAYSAQKILSFLFPNDVAFIAEKAQECRDSRKWAGLATESDLVAGDSIGSFVSHLYIERSKVDNAKFAQVDKATYTLLEDTATMMWGDQWQHWLNIDIPPRPVGVTPRYGDVTPWWIPNVEAVRPGPPPAIGSAEYLEAEKELLDLTDNATKEQEEIAFFWGDGPGTYTPSGHWNLMATEKIVEAGLNPLRTTRVLAYMNTAMGDAAISCWDTKYYYFYPRPSQANPDIKSTFMTPNFPSYTSGHSTFSGAAAEVLSYFFPEDANEFQNFAIEASNSRIYGRIHYRFDCEVGVTVGNNIGDYSIAAAMADGGE, encoded by the coding sequence ATGAAAAACAAAAATATATTATTGACCACTCTGATCTCGGCGAGTGTTTTCATTTTTTCCTCTTGCGAAAATGAAATTCCCGGTGGTATCAGTTATGAAGCTTATACTTTCAGTTCCATTAGTGAAGACGGTGGAAATTGGAAACCAATTTTGCTCACTTCCGGCGCTGACGTTGCAATCCCGGCTCCAAGTGATGTAACTTCTCCCGAATATTTAGCGGAGTTAGCTGAAGTAAAATCATTAAGTAGTTCTCTTTCTGCTGACCAGCAAGAAATTGTAGATTATTGGGGAAACAATACTGCAATTCGTTGGATGGAAATTGCGGAAACTTTAGTTGCAAAATACAATTTGCCTCCTGATCCTGGACCGGAAGGAAACTATCCTCCTCCAACCGGAACTCCACTAACAAGTGATTTTCCATTTGCACATCCACCATTTGCCAATAGAATGTATGCACATCTTAGTGCCTCATTTTATGATGCTGCGATAAGTGCATGGCATTATAAATTTACTTATGATCGTCCTGCTATTTATTTAACTGATGGTAGTGTAACACAGGCATATCCTAAAAATAATATACCTTCTTACCCTTCTGAAGATGCTGCTATTGCTTATTCAGCTCAAAAAATATTGTCGTTTTTATTCCCGAACGATGTGGCTTTTATTGCAGAAAAAGCACAGGAATGTCGCGACTCAAGAAAATGGGCAGGACTTGCTACAGAAAGTGATCTTGTAGCGGGAGATTCCATAGGAAGTTTTGTTTCCCATTTATATATCGAAAGATCAAAAGTTGATAATGCCAAGTTTGCTCAAGTTGACAAAGCAACATATACGCTTTTAGAAGACACAGCAACTATGATGTGGGGCGATCAATGGCAACATTGGTTAAATATTGACATTCCTCCGCGCCCGGTTGGGGTTACACCTCGTTATGGTGATGTAACGCCATGGTGGATACCAAATGTTGAAGCAGTTCGCCCTGGTCCTCCTCCGGCAATTGGTTCTGCTGAATATTTGGAAGCTGAAAAGGAACTCCTTGACCTCACAGATAATGCAACAAAAGAACAGGAAGAAATTGCATTTTTCTGGGGTGATGGTCCTGGTACCTATACCCCCTCAGGACATTGGAATTTAATGGCCACTGAAAAAATTGTAGAAGCAGGACTCAATCCACTTCGCACAACCAGAGTATTGGCCTATATGAATACTGCTATGGGTGATGCTGCTATCAGTTGTTGGGATACTAAATATTATTATTTCTACCCACGCCCATCTCAGGCTAATCCTGATATTAAATCTACATTTATGACTCCAAATTTTCCGAGTTATACATCAGGCCACTCTACCTTTAGTGGTGCAGCTGCTGAAGTTCTTAGTTATTTCTTTCCGGAAGACGCGAATGAGTTTCAAAATTTTGCGATAGAGGCAAGTAATTCAAGAATTTATGGCAGAATTCACTATAGGTTTGATTGCGAAGTTGGAGTTACTGTTGGAAACAACATTGGCGACTATTCCATTGCGGCAGCAATGGCAGATGGAGGTGAATGA
- a CDS encoding T9SS type A sorting domain-containing protein yields MKQLATILLAIICQGAFAQLVQNPNIDLYIKQTLPQYQQAAGKTQAETMRLLGLRDENYVGGIYVDMDSANFIYDDNDGMQFLDLLNPSYSECYILQFDGFIWVPYAHLENTFDDSDRRTSLEILYWDGAVYEHGARYTYSYDEDWHVVEILNEFATAGVYDNSTKTIYTYTLSGILDYYTTEVWTGADWETSTRSVYTYNPEGLVSILLQQDYIGGVFEDDYRIVYLYDGEDMITTSTVQQSDGIGGFDDYSRNIFTYDGSHFLIVNTLQYYDGVVWEDYSKTENDNNAEGLPDVYVISYWDGTIWEPDLRVTNTYETYDNTGIVDQIQDDIITLSPNPALNEITINFPTIRAKHVTIQIFDNEGRLISTEKASNLYYHSLDLTSLHLTPGIYHIELISDDLRYTKSFEKF; encoded by the coding sequence ATGAAACAATTAGCTACAATTTTACTGGCAATTATTTGTCAAGGTGCTTTTGCTCAATTAGTGCAAAATCCAAATATAGACCTATACATTAAACAAACGCTACCACAATATCAGCAGGCTGCTGGTAAGACCCAAGCAGAGACAATGCGACTGTTAGGACTTCGGGATGAAAATTATGTAGGGGGAATTTACGTGGATATGGACTCCGCCAATTTTATTTATGATGACAATGATGGAATGCAGTTTTTAGATCTCCTAAATCCTTCATACAGTGAATGTTACATATTGCAATTCGATGGTTTTATCTGGGTGCCATACGCACATCTTGAAAACACATTTGATGATAGTGACAGGAGAACATCACTTGAAATTTTATATTGGGACGGAGCCGTTTATGAACACGGGGCGAGATATACCTATAGTTATGATGAAGATTGGCATGTAGTTGAAATTCTTAACGAATTTGCCACAGCCGGCGTATACGACAACTCCACGAAAACCATTTATACTTATACTCTTTCAGGTATACTTGATTATTATACCACAGAAGTATGGACAGGTGCGGATTGGGAAACAAGTACAAGGTCTGTTTACACTTATAACCCGGAAGGCTTGGTGAGTATTTTGCTTCAGCAGGACTATATTGGAGGTGTGTTTGAAGATGATTACCGCATTGTTTATTTATATGACGGAGAGGATATGATAACCACCTCCACAGTGCAACAATCCGATGGAATTGGAGGATTTGATGACTATTCCAGAAACATTTTCACCTATGATGGAAGCCATTTTCTGATTGTTAATACACTTCAATATTATGACGGGGTAGTTTGGGAAGATTATTCTAAAACCGAAAACGATAATAATGCAGAAGGACTTCCTGATGTGTATGTTATTTCCTATTGGGACGGAACGATCTGGGAGCCAGACCTCCGTGTTACCAACACTTATGAAACCTACGATAATACAGGAATTGTTGATCAGATTCAGGATGACATCATAACACTATCCCCTAATCCGGCTCTAAATGAGATCACAATTAATTTCCCAACCATAAGAGCCAAACATGTTACCATTCAAATATTTGATAATGAAGGAAGATTAATTTCGACTGAAAAGGCTTCGAACCTTTATTATCATTCCCTTGACCTTACATCCTTGCATCTTACCCCGGGAATTTATCATATCGAATTGATCAGTGATGATTTGAGGTACACTAAAAGCTTTGAGAAATTCTAA
- a CDS encoding cation:proton antiporter, with product MTRLPSIEVLPFLLIVAVLLLSARLLGELFRKLKLPQVMGELMAGILLGPSCLKSLAPDFYHNFFEASANAGIAFDGLARIGILLLLFVAGMEINLKTIREKANAAAAISLSGIAFPFAFGFCGTWYFFHHLFPAGMDDKLATSLFMGTALSITALSVLAKILIDIDMLKSKFGNLMLTAAMIDDFIGWMLFSLVISVANLDQESGFTGWQVMFMVIGFATFVLTIGKRFLHLAFKFSNKYLSRGGGTLSVGIVFCLLGAIFTEWLGLHAIFGAFMVGIAVGDSEHFSHRTKEMLHDIVTYIFAPLFFVSIGFRVNFLENFDWGIIGFILAISILGKISGGFIGARIGKFSKNEAMAIGFAMNARGSQEIVLGLIALNAGIITDQVFVGLVVMTFVTIMMAGPLMKYFLERDRKAKLPVEETIPE from the coding sequence ATGACTCGACTCCCGAGTATTGAGGTTTTGCCGTTTTTATTAATAGTTGCAGTGCTGTTGTTATCGGCAAGGCTGTTAGGAGAGTTATTCCGTAAACTAAAATTACCCCAGGTAATGGGAGAACTTATGGCCGGAATTTTATTAGGCCCTTCCTGCTTAAAGAGCCTTGCACCGGATTTTTACCACAATTTTTTTGAAGCTTCAGCAAACGCAGGAATTGCTTTTGACGGGCTTGCCAGAATTGGTATTCTTCTCTTGTTGTTTGTTGCAGGCATGGAGATCAATCTGAAGACCATCAGGGAAAAGGCAAATGCAGCTGCAGCTATAAGTTTATCAGGAATTGCATTTCCCTTTGCATTCGGATTTTGCGGAACCTGGTATTTTTTCCACCACCTTTTTCCTGCAGGAATGGATGACAAATTAGCCACTTCCCTTTTTATGGGAACTGCGTTATCCATCACAGCTCTTTCAGTTTTGGCAAAGATCCTTATCGATATCGATATGCTCAAAAGTAAATTTGGCAATCTGATGCTGACAGCGGCTATGATAGATGATTTTATTGGTTGGATGTTATTTTCGCTTGTAATTAGTGTTGCAAATCTCGATCAGGAAAGCGGTTTTACAGGTTGGCAGGTAATGTTCATGGTGATTGGATTTGCCACCTTTGTATTAACGATCGGTAAACGATTTTTGCATCTCGCTTTCAAATTTTCAAATAAATATCTCTCTCGTGGCGGTGGAACCTTGTCGGTGGGAATAGTTTTTTGTTTGCTTGGTGCAATATTTACGGAGTGGCTTGGTTTACACGCAATTTTCGGCGCCTTTATGGTGGGTATAGCCGTTGGTGATTCTGAGCATTTTAGTCATAGAACCAAGGAAATGCTGCATGATATCGTAACCTATATTTTTGCCCCTCTATTTTTCGTTTCCATCGGATTTCGTGTAAATTTTCTTGAAAACTTCGATTGGGGTATCATCGGATTTATACTTGCCATTTCCATACTAGGTAAGATCTCCGGAGGTTTTATAGGTGCAAGAATAGGTAAATTCAGTAAAAACGAGGCTATGGCCATTGGTTTTGCCATGAATGCCCGAGGCTCGCAAGAGATCGTGTTGGGATTAATAGCCTTAAACGCCGGTATCATTACCGACCAGGTTTTTGTTGGATTGGTAGTCATGACCTTTGTAACAATTATGATGGCAGGACCATTAATGAAATATTTTCTGGAAAGAGATAGAAAAGCAAAATTGCCAGTAGAAGAGACGATACCTGAATAA
- a CDS encoding T9SS type A sorting domain-containing protein encodes MNKFTFRMVLVIYFTLFAVLPIIAQPTLDNSFAGSGYKLTKIEPTRDDIARTVLVQPNGRILTGGNSFNMIGYSNIAIVRMKTNGTYDNTFGVAGIASIPGGFFCDMALLPNGKIIVAGSGVGPTNVNNYIVYRLNKNGSLDNSFGIGGSVEINIPYTGMICYDVAIQADGKIVLAGYSGGSGGYGNMLVVRLKPNGALDNTFGTAGKFTLLLSGKHSECHQVAIQPDGKIVAGGFIDTLVMYAFFRYDFAAIRLNTNGTLDNTFGMGGIVRADKGTTDDCYATALLSDGRIILAGFSNYYANNRFAALCIMPNGTLDSGFGTDGWLFLDFFGGSSIGQALAIEPDNDIIIGGYASVLTDGVYKNSIALAKFSSLGIPDETFGASGLDTSFQSIITKACNDIILQPDGKIIVGGYQYIDGNGAFLTARYLNSVAFMRDEKMVENSDFLVYPNPVMGQSIKVNFTMQQPGKIILTIYNLSGRMVDEQIKYFDNSTTNCLELQLPENLSNGIYIVQLNDGKRNYTQKIQIIK; translated from the coding sequence ATGAACAAATTTACTTTTAGAATGGTATTGGTAATTTACTTTACGCTGTTCGCAGTCTTACCCATAATAGCACAGCCTACTCTCGATAATAGTTTTGCAGGAAGTGGTTATAAATTGACGAAAATTGAGCCTACCCGCGATGATATCGCCCGCACGGTATTGGTGCAGCCAAATGGAAGAATTTTGACCGGTGGCAACAGTTTCAATATGATCGGTTATTCCAATATTGCAATTGTGCGAATGAAAACAAATGGGACTTACGATAATACATTTGGTGTAGCGGGAATTGCCTCTATTCCAGGTGGTTTCTTTTGCGATATGGCGCTATTGCCAAATGGTAAAATAATAGTTGCCGGCAGCGGTGTGGGTCCAACAAATGTAAACAACTACATTGTTTACCGTTTAAATAAAAACGGATCCCTCGACAATTCCTTTGGAATCGGAGGATCAGTGGAAATTAATATCCCATATACGGGTATGATCTGTTATGATGTAGCGATTCAGGCGGATGGAAAAATTGTTCTAGCCGGATATTCAGGAGGTAGTGGCGGATACGGCAATATGCTGGTTGTGAGATTAAAACCAAACGGGGCACTTGATAATACTTTTGGAACCGCCGGAAAATTCACCCTATTATTGTCAGGGAAACATTCAGAATGCCACCAGGTAGCAATTCAACCTGATGGCAAAATTGTTGCCGGTGGATTTATTGATACCTTGGTTATGTATGCCTTTTTCCGTTACGATTTTGCTGCAATTCGTTTGAATACAAATGGAACCTTGGATAATACTTTTGGAATGGGAGGAATTGTAAGAGCTGATAAGGGCACAACAGATGATTGTTATGCAACGGCCTTGCTTTCGGATGGTAGAATTATACTCGCAGGATTTTCAAATTATTATGCTAACAACAGATTTGCCGCTTTATGTATCATGCCTAATGGTACATTAGATTCTGGTTTTGGAACAGATGGTTGGTTATTTCTCGATTTTTTTGGAGGAAGTTCCATTGGTCAGGCTTTAGCTATTGAGCCGGATAACGATATTATCATAGGCGGTTACGCTTCAGTGTTGACAGACGGAGTTTATAAAAACTCAATTGCTTTAGCAAAGTTTTCTTCTCTTGGTATTCCAGATGAAACCTTTGGAGCCTCAGGATTGGATACTTCCTTTCAAAGTATTATAACCAAGGCTTGTAACGATATTATTTTACAGCCGGATGGTAAGATCATTGTAGGAGGATACCAATATATAGATGGAAATGGTGCATTCCTCACTGCAAGATATTTAAATTCAGTGGCCTTTATGCGTGATGAAAAGATGGTTGAAAATTCTGATTTTCTCGTTTATCCAAACCCCGTAATGGGACAAAGCATAAAAGTGAATTTCACAATGCAACAACCCGGAAAGATCATTCTGACTATTTATAACTTAAGTGGCAGGATGGTGGACGAACAAATTAAATATTTTGATAATTCTACAACTAACTGCTTAGAATTGCAATTACCGGAAAATTTATCAAATGGAATTTATATTGTTCAATTAAACGACGGAAAAAGAAATTATACACAAAAAATACAAATAATTAAATAA
- a CDS encoding pyruvate, phosphate dikinase, with protein sequence MQKTEKASSKKYVFPFEEGDGKNKQLLGGKGSNLCEMTQIGLNVPPGFVISTEACLDFLESEDHSLLSGLMEDIKNQIHLLEKKSGKVFGDGINPLLVSVRSGSAMSMPGMMDTILNLGLNANTLTGLIKQTGNERFCYDAYRRFIQLFGKVALGVPEEKFDLEFEAVKLQAGVKVDIGLNANNLQEISNRFLKVVHTHTGREFPENVFEQLEIAVKAVFNSWMGKRAIDYRREFKITPEMANGTAVNVMAMVFGNMGNDCATGVGFTRDPGTGENVMFGEYLVNAQGEDVVAGIRTPKAVALLEQEMPVQYKQLEELRHKLENHYKEVQDFEYTIEKGVLFCLQTRNGKMNTTAMVRTSVEMAKSGLISRDQALLRIKPEMLEQLLHPRLDSLHKQNPLAQGLPASPGAASGHVVFDADRAELLGHAGEKVILVREETKPEDIHGFFAAQGILTSRGGKTSHAAVVARGMGKPCVAGAEGIQVDVKLRQATIGEKVLHEGDYITIDGGTGFVYQGIIPTVEPTFSDELKLLLSWADETATLKVFANADTPESAKKALHFGAMGIGLCRTERMFNGADRLPIVVEMILANNTDERESALSRLLEIQKQDFKEILITMAPRPVTIRLLDPPIHEFLPTEDVLREEIINLHHLKETAGGVSNLFNSLRLLNSDPELAKTSAYPFTDKGLELIDQAIAKKEQMLKKVHELYEVNPMLGHRGVRLGLTYPEIYKMQIRAILEAAGECQKVGIDVRPEIMVPQVCTAQELVHVKHYMSEIREDIENQLHIILSFKFGTMIEVVRACMEAASLAKEVEFFSFGTNDLTQATFSFSREDAENKFLPFYTQSGILKDNPFEVLDIPGVGKLMQYAVKSGRESQPGLKIGICGEHGGQPESIAFCHQLGLNYVSCSGPRVPVARLAAAQAFLKN encoded by the coding sequence ATGCAAAAAACCGAAAAAGCATCATCCAAAAAATATGTATTCCCCTTCGAAGAAGGAGATGGAAAAAATAAACAATTATTGGGCGGAAAGGGCTCTAACCTTTGTGAAATGACCCAGATCGGGCTCAATGTACCTCCGGGTTTTGTTATAAGCACGGAAGCTTGCCTTGATTTTCTCGAATCGGAGGATCATAGTTTACTCTCAGGATTAATGGAGGATATAAAAAATCAAATTCATTTACTTGAAAAAAAATCAGGAAAGGTATTTGGTGATGGAATTAATCCATTATTGGTGTCCGTTCGCTCCGGTTCAGCAATGTCGATGCCCGGAATGATGGATACCATCTTAAATCTTGGCCTTAATGCCAATACACTTACAGGTCTTATTAAACAAACAGGGAATGAGAGATTTTGTTATGATGCTTACCGAAGATTCATCCAATTATTCGGAAAAGTTGCACTTGGTGTTCCCGAAGAAAAGTTTGATCTGGAATTTGAAGCAGTGAAATTGCAGGCAGGAGTTAAAGTTGATATAGGGTTAAATGCCAATAACTTACAAGAGATATCTAATAGATTTTTAAAGGTAGTTCATACTCATACCGGTAGAGAATTTCCGGAAAATGTTTTTGAACAACTTGAAATTGCCGTTAAAGCGGTTTTTAATTCCTGGATGGGAAAACGAGCGATAGATTATCGGAGAGAATTTAAAATTACCCCCGAAATGGCTAACGGAACAGCCGTTAACGTGATGGCAATGGTTTTTGGGAATATGGGAAACGATTGTGCCACAGGAGTTGGATTTACGAGAGATCCCGGCACCGGAGAAAATGTGATGTTCGGAGAATATCTTGTTAATGCACAGGGTGAGGATGTGGTAGCTGGAATAAGGACTCCAAAAGCAGTTGCTTTATTGGAACAGGAAATGCCAGTTCAATATAAACAATTGGAAGAATTGCGTCATAAACTTGAGAATCACTATAAAGAGGTTCAGGATTTTGAATACACCATTGAAAAAGGTGTTCTTTTCTGTCTACAAACCCGAAATGGCAAAATGAATACCACAGCAATGGTGAGAACCTCTGTAGAAATGGCAAAATCCGGATTAATAAGCAGAGATCAGGCATTGTTGAGAATAAAACCTGAAATGCTGGAGCAATTGCTTCACCCGAGATTGGATAGTTTACATAAACAAAACCCTTTAGCACAAGGTCTTCCGGCTTCACCGGGGGCAGCTTCGGGACATGTAGTTTTTGATGCCGACAGGGCAGAATTGTTAGGTCATGCCGGAGAAAAAGTTATTTTGGTGCGTGAAGAAACCAAACCTGAGGATATTCATGGATTTTTTGCTGCCCAGGGAATATTGACAAGTCGCGGTGGCAAAACTTCCCATGCAGCTGTTGTGGCGCGAGGAATGGGAAAACCATGTGTAGCCGGTGCTGAGGGCATTCAGGTTGATGTAAAATTGCGCCAGGCTACCATAGGTGAAAAGGTTTTACATGAAGGCGACTACATTACAATTGATGGTGGAACCGGATTTGTATACCAAGGTATAATTCCAACTGTAGAGCCTACATTTTCGGATGAATTGAAATTACTATTATCGTGGGCAGATGAAACAGCCACGTTAAAGGTATTTGCGAATGCAGATACACCTGAATCCGCGAAAAAAGCGCTTCATTTTGGAGCAATGGGTATTGGATTGTGCAGAACTGAACGAATGTTCAATGGGGCCGACAGGTTACCAATTGTTGTGGAAATGATTCTGGCAAACAATACCGATGAAAGAGAGTCTGCCTTATCCCGCCTATTAGAGATTCAAAAACAGGATTTTAAGGAAATACTAATTACGATGGCTCCACGACCTGTAACCATTCGGTTACTCGATCCTCCGATACACGAATTTCTGCCTACAGAGGACGTTTTAAGAGAGGAGATCATCAACTTGCATCATTTAAAAGAAACCGCCGGCGGTGTTAGCAATCTTTTTAACAGTTTGCGGTTGTTGAATTCTGATCCCGAATTGGCAAAGACCTCAGCCTATCCATTCACTGATAAAGGTTTAGAATTGATTGATCAGGCGATTGCAAAAAAAGAGCAGATGCTCAAAAAAGTTCACGAGTTATATGAAGTAAATCCAATGTTAGGTCACAGAGGTGTTCGTTTGGGGCTCACCTATCCCGAAATTTATAAAATGCAAATTAGGGCAATATTGGAGGCTGCGGGTGAATGTCAGAAGGTAGGAATTGATGTGAGACCGGAAATAATGGTCCCTCAGGTATGCACTGCTCAGGAATTAGTTCATGTGAAACATTACATGAGTGAAATACGAGAAGATATTGAAAATCAATTACATATAATTCTTTCATTTAAGTTCGGAACCATGATAGAAGTGGTAAGAGCATGCATGGAAGCTGCATCATTGGCAAAAGAAGTAGAATTCTTTTCCTTTGGTACAAATGATCTTACCCAAGCAACATTTTCCTTTTCACGGGAAGATGCTGAAAACAAATTTTTACCATTTTACACCCAGAGTGGTATTTTAAAAGACAATCCATTTGAAGTACTCGATATTCCGGGAGTTGGAAAATTGATGCAATACGCAGTCAAAAGCGGAAGAGAATCGCAACCCGGATTGAAGATCGGCATTTGTGGTGAACATGGTGGACAACCGGAGTCTATAGCCTTTTGCCACCAATTAGGTTTGAATTATGTAAGTTGTTCCGGCCCAAGGGTTCCGGTAGCAAGGTTGGCGGCAGCGCAAGCCTTCTTGAAGAATTGA